The Vibrio tarriae genome includes a window with the following:
- a CDS encoding DUF3149 domain-containing protein → MDFWLDLLFGNAVGLSSMIVILGALGLMLFYGGFFIYKVMTDKSPH, encoded by the coding sequence ATGGACTTCTGGCTCGATCTTCTTTTTGGTAATGCAGTTGGACTCTCTTCAATGATAGTCATCTTGGGCGCTTTAGGTCTTATGCTGTTCTATGGCGGTTTCTTCATCTACAAAGTGATGACGGACAAATCTCCTCACTAG
- a CDS encoding beta-N-acetylhexosaminidase, whose amino-acid sequence MLKKSLISIAVFTSLSGCALNTTSPQDVVDTLANNLDVQYQVVNNHGADTGLACQTLEAEWASCNQVNMTLVNRGEAVNSKDWAIYFHSIRLILDVGNDQFKITRVTGDLHKLEPTDKFDGFAAGETVTLPLIGEYWTLFETDFMPRAFVTAPDAEPKVIAALNTEDVASFVNGLEGENLKRTPSDNNVFAQALSRFEKNNDVALQDVTHALIPTPLQVKSHSGSVSIAKGIALPSKALDGEQMQALNERAQLLGVNLKGVMPAQVVINPKAFKGELAKSGAYRLAITDKAVKVTAFDQAGAFYAMQSLLGLVDMADATQLPKVEIVDAPRFDYRGVMVDVARNFHSKQAILATLDQMAAYKMNKLHLHLTDDEGWRIEIPGLPELTDIGAQRCFDPSETECVLPQLGSGPNADNFGSGYFTKQDYLEILQYAKARHIEVIPEIDMPAHARAAVVSMEARYQRLMQEGNEAAANEFRLLDPQDTSNVTTVQFYDRMSFINPCLDSSKRFVDKVISEIAAMHQAAGMPLTTWHFGGDEAKNIKLGAGFQDVNTQEPVSWKGNLDLTKQDKPFARSPQCQNLIATGAVSDFGHLPSYFAEQVSKLVAEKGIPNFQAWQDGLKYSEGEKAFATENTRVNFWDVLYWGGSASAYEWAEKGYDVIISNPDYVYMDMPYEVDPKERGYYWATRATDTRKMFGFAPENLPQNAETSLDRDGNGFSGKGEVKGKPFYGLSAQLWSETVRTDEQYEYMVFPRVIAAAERAWHRADWENSYKVGVEYSQETQLVNHKALNADWNRFANVLGQRELAKLEKAGIDYRLPVPGAKIENGHLAMNVQFPGVTLQYSLDGQTWLDYDAKQAPKVSGEVWIRSVSASGERTSRVTSLK is encoded by the coding sequence ATGCTGAAGAAGAGTCTTATCTCGATCGCGGTATTCACTTCATTAAGTGGCTGCGCACTCAACACTACGTCACCACAAGACGTGGTGGACACATTAGCGAATAACTTGGATGTGCAATACCAAGTGGTCAACAATCACGGCGCAGATACCGGTTTGGCTTGTCAAACTCTAGAAGCTGAGTGGGCTTCTTGTAACCAAGTGAATATGACCTTGGTTAACCGTGGTGAGGCGGTCAATTCAAAAGATTGGGCTATTTACTTCCATAGTATTCGCTTGATCCTCGATGTGGGTAATGACCAGTTCAAAATTACTCGCGTTACCGGCGACCTACATAAACTGGAACCTACCGATAAGTTTGATGGTTTTGCCGCAGGTGAAACGGTGACTTTGCCGCTGATTGGTGAATACTGGACGCTGTTTGAAACGGACTTTATGCCACGCGCTTTTGTCACCGCGCCCGATGCCGAGCCAAAAGTCATTGCGGCTTTAAATACTGAGGATGTGGCAAGCTTTGTCAACGGACTGGAGGGTGAAAACCTTAAGCGCACTCCGAGTGACAACAATGTATTCGCTCAAGCGCTGTCTCGCTTTGAAAAGAACAATGATGTTGCGCTGCAAGATGTGACACACGCACTCATCCCAACACCACTGCAAGTGAAATCACATAGTGGATCAGTCTCTATCGCGAAAGGTATCGCGCTGCCTAGCAAAGCGCTTGACGGTGAGCAAATGCAAGCGCTGAATGAGCGTGCACAACTGCTTGGTGTGAACTTGAAAGGCGTAATGCCAGCACAAGTGGTTATCAACCCTAAAGCCTTCAAAGGTGAGCTGGCCAAATCTGGCGCTTATCGTTTAGCGATTACGGATAAAGCCGTTAAAGTGACCGCGTTTGACCAAGCAGGCGCGTTCTATGCGATGCAATCGCTGCTGGGTTTAGTCGATATGGCCGATGCCACTCAACTGCCAAAGGTTGAAATCGTCGATGCTCCTCGTTTTGATTATCGCGGTGTGATGGTGGATGTGGCGCGTAACTTCCACTCGAAACAAGCGATTCTAGCGACCTTGGATCAAATGGCGGCTTACAAAATGAATAAGCTGCATCTCCATCTGACCGATGACGAAGGTTGGCGTATTGAAATTCCGGGCTTACCTGAGCTGACGGATATCGGCGCTCAACGCTGTTTTGACCCGAGTGAAACAGAATGTGTATTGCCACAATTGGGTTCTGGTCCAAACGCCGATAACTTTGGCTCTGGTTATTTCACTAAGCAAGATTATTTAGAGATCCTGCAATACGCGAAAGCACGTCATATCGAAGTGATCCCTGAGATTGATATGCCAGCGCACGCTCGTGCGGCCGTGGTTTCAATGGAAGCGCGTTACCAACGTTTAATGCAAGAGGGCAATGAGGCGGCGGCCAATGAGTTCCGTTTGCTGGATCCGCAAGATACCTCTAACGTGACGACCGTGCAGTTCTATGACCGCATGAGCTTTATCAACCCATGCTTAGATTCGTCAAAGCGCTTTGTGGATAAAGTGATCTCTGAGATTGCGGCGATGCACCAAGCGGCGGGTATGCCTCTGACAACGTGGCACTTTGGTGGCGATGAAGCGAAAAACATCAAGTTGGGCGCAGGCTTCCAAGATGTGAATACCCAAGAGCCAGTAAGTTGGAAAGGCAACTTGGATCTGACTAAGCAAGATAAGCCATTTGCGCGTTCGCCGCAGTGCCAAAACTTGATTGCAACAGGTGCGGTGAGTGATTTCGGCCATTTACCAAGCTACTTTGCTGAGCAAGTGTCTAAGTTGGTTGCCGAGAAAGGTATTCCTAACTTCCAAGCATGGCAAGATGGCTTGAAATACAGCGAAGGTGAAAAAGCGTTCGCAACCGAAAACACACGTGTGAACTTCTGGGATGTACTGTACTGGGGCGGCTCTGCTTCTGCCTATGAATGGGCTGAGAAAGGTTATGATGTGATCATTTCTAACCCTGATTACGTGTACATGGATATGCCTTACGAAGTGGATCCTAAAGAGCGTGGCTACTATTGGGCAACGCGTGCAACCGACACTCGTAAGATGTTTGGTTTTGCACCGGAAAACTTGCCACAAAATGCTGAAACCTCATTGGATCGTGATGGCAATGGCTTCAGTGGTAAAGGCGAAGTGAAAGGTAAGCCTTTCTATGGTCTATCTGCACAACTGTGGTCTGAAACAGTACGTACCGATGAGCAGTATGAATACATGGTATTCCCACGTGTTATCGCCGCAGCTGAGCGTGCATGGCATCGTGCGGATTGGGAAAACAGCTACAAAGTGGGTGTGGAATATTCGCAAGAGACTCAGTTAGTTAACCATAAAGCGCTGAACGCAGATTGGAATCGCTTTGCTAACGTATTAGGTCAACGTGAGCTGGCTAAACTTGAGAAAGCAGGCATTGATTACCGCCTCCCAGTTCCGGGAGCCAAGATCGAGAACGGTCATTTGGCCATGAACGTTCAGTTCCCGGGTGTCACACTGCAATACTCACTGGATGGTCAAACTTGGTTGGATTATGACGCGAAGCAAGCACCGAAAGTGAGCGGAGAAGTTTGGATTCGCTCTGTGTCTGCGAGCGGTGAGCGCACTAGCCGAGTCACCTCGCTGAAATAA
- the rluF gene encoding 23S rRNA pseudouridine(2604) synthase RluF, with translation MSQPTEKRLNKFISETGYCSRREADKLIEQGRVTLNGLQPEVGSKVTEQDEVCIDGKPLRSKERPIYIALNKPTGITCTTERDVPGNIVDFIGHHKRIFPIGRLDKPSDGLIFLTNDGDIVNKILRAGNNHEKEYVVRVDKPITPEFIRQMSSGVNILDTVTLPCKVTQETQYSFRIVLTQGLNRQIRRMCEALGYEVFKLRRVRIMNITLDGIPNGKWRYLSEAEVSEILAMCEDSSGTEEASRVAQSGDTIKRATDAKLFDSREANKESKARRNPKTYHGKNAQEFRHAPNSKKAQRRPTSSSSNASTASKPAQRPSPRTGGTLSLRKSK, from the coding sequence ATGTCCCAACCGACTGAAAAACGCCTCAATAAATTCATCAGTGAGACGGGCTATTGCTCACGCCGTGAAGCCGACAAACTGATTGAGCAAGGGCGAGTGACCCTCAATGGCCTACAGCCAGAAGTGGGAAGCAAAGTCACTGAGCAAGATGAAGTCTGTATTGACGGTAAGCCTCTGCGTAGCAAAGAGCGTCCAATTTATATTGCTTTAAACAAACCCACTGGCATTACTTGTACGACGGAACGTGATGTGCCGGGAAATATCGTTGATTTCATTGGTCACCACAAACGTATTTTCCCAATAGGTCGTTTAGATAAGCCGTCTGATGGCCTGATTTTTCTGACCAATGATGGCGATATCGTGAATAAGATCCTGCGTGCGGGAAATAACCACGAAAAAGAGTACGTGGTTCGAGTCGATAAACCCATTACGCCTGAATTTATCCGTCAAATGTCTTCTGGGGTAAACATCCTCGATACGGTAACTCTGCCCTGTAAAGTGACTCAAGAGACGCAATATTCATTTCGTATTGTGCTGACTCAAGGACTGAACCGCCAAATTCGTCGCATGTGTGAAGCCTTGGGATATGAGGTGTTTAAACTGCGCCGTGTGCGAATCATGAACATCACGCTAGATGGCATTCCAAACGGTAAATGGCGTTATTTAAGCGAAGCGGAAGTGAGCGAGATTCTGGCTATGTGTGAAGACTCCAGCGGTACAGAAGAAGCCTCACGAGTCGCGCAAAGTGGTGACACGATTAAACGTGCGACCGATGCCAAGCTTTTTGATAGCCGTGAAGCCAATAAAGAATCCAAAGCGCGCCGTAACCCCAAAACCTACCATGGTAAAAATGCACAAGAGTTTCGCCATGCGCCAAATTCGAAAAAAGCGCAGCGTCGTCCCACGAGCTCTTCATCAAACGCTTCGACAGCGTCAAAACCTGCCCAACGTCCAAGCCCACGTACCGGCGGTACCCTGAGCCTCAGAAAATCGAAATAA
- the copA gene encoding copper-translocating P-type ATPase CopA: MNHFSLALRGLNCMGCARKLERQLKQDLTLEIETLTPTSIELHTHATLNEVLTSIESLGYQGGTEQTYQLQGLNCGRCVNKLTTHLSAQADIAKLQVSKERLSLVTTLTTEQVKALVAQVGYQAIEATQAPVTSIHEKQTDTPEAENLSYQEPAEASSQTHSLLIKGMTCASCVASVEKALLSVEGVQSAQVNLAEQSALVRGIFANPQPLLNAIERAGYQAEILDDPAQQQAKQQAQLDALQKEHKQSALLGIALGAPLMLWGVFGGNMMIRNSSDQMVWGGIGVICFALLLTAGRHFFINAWQALTHGRATMDTLVALGTGAAWFYSMLVIAWPQAFPDAARHVYFEATAMIIGLISLGHYIETKAKSRTNRSLQALLNLQPQQATLVTEQGDQSIAVADIQLGMSLRIKPGEQVPVDGVVNTGHSYLDESMLTGEPIPVLKEAGAKVAAGTLNQDGSLVITATDIGSQTMLARIIQLVRQAQSSKPAIARLADQISSIFVPVVVFIAILSAALWYLYGPDPKASYMLVVATTVLIIACPCALGLATPLSITVGIGKAAEMGILIRDANVLQTASQVDTVVFDKTGTLTLGKPSIQSLHVLQGDENQLLALAYALEQQSEHPLAKAICDYAKQRNIRPVDISQFTNQRGRGLSADYQNQTVLVGSLAFMQEQGIDLSMAESTLEKFAAQAWTPVAVAYRGMLQGVLAIADPIKPTSAQAVRKLNELGIHTVMLTGDHASVANAIAKELGISQVIAQVLPDQKAQHIQALQQQGRKVAMIGDGINDAPALALADIGIAMGSGSDVAIESAQMTLLNSSPTSVVSAIELSKATLRNMKQNLFGAFIYNTLGIPIAAGVLYPAFGFLLSPVVAGAAMALSSITVVSNANRLRWSKISFDQHSQ, from the coding sequence ATGAACCATTTTTCTTTAGCGCTGCGTGGCCTGAACTGCATGGGCTGTGCGCGAAAATTGGAGCGCCAACTCAAACAAGATTTGACTCTTGAGATTGAAACGCTGACGCCAACCTCAATTGAACTGCATACTCATGCCACCTTAAATGAGGTGCTCACCAGTATTGAATCGCTGGGTTATCAAGGCGGCACTGAGCAAACTTATCAGCTACAAGGTTTAAACTGTGGTCGCTGTGTGAATAAACTGACCACGCACCTCAGCGCGCAGGCTGACATTGCCAAACTGCAAGTCAGTAAAGAGCGGCTTTCGCTGGTTACAACCTTAACCACTGAGCAAGTGAAAGCGCTGGTGGCACAAGTGGGCTATCAGGCTATCGAAGCAACACAAGCACCAGTAACCTCTATTCATGAGAAGCAAACGGATACGCCTGAGGCTGAAAACCTCTCGTACCAAGAACCCGCCGAGGCTTCGAGTCAAACACACTCTCTGCTTATTAAAGGGATGACCTGCGCCAGTTGTGTCGCATCGGTGGAAAAAGCCCTGCTTTCTGTTGAGGGAGTGCAGAGTGCACAAGTCAACCTCGCAGAGCAAAGCGCCTTGGTGAGAGGCATTTTCGCCAATCCGCAACCACTGCTTAACGCCATTGAACGTGCAGGCTACCAAGCCGAGATCTTGGATGACCCAGCACAGCAGCAAGCCAAACAGCAAGCGCAACTCGATGCCTTACAAAAAGAGCATAAACAGAGTGCCTTATTAGGTATCGCTCTGGGTGCGCCTTTAATGCTGTGGGGCGTGTTTGGCGGCAACATGATGATCCGCAATAGCAGTGATCAAATGGTATGGGGGGGAATCGGCGTCATCTGTTTCGCACTGCTGCTCACCGCTGGACGCCACTTCTTTATTAATGCGTGGCAAGCACTGACTCATGGCAGAGCGACCATGGACACCTTAGTCGCATTGGGTACAGGGGCAGCTTGGTTTTACTCCATGCTCGTAATAGCTTGGCCGCAAGCGTTCCCTGATGCAGCGCGCCATGTCTATTTTGAAGCGACCGCCATGATCATTGGTTTGATTTCATTGGGTCATTACATAGAAACCAAAGCAAAAAGCCGTACTAATCGCTCACTGCAAGCCTTGCTTAACTTACAACCTCAGCAAGCAACCTTAGTGACTGAACAAGGCGATCAATCCATCGCCGTCGCTGATATTCAACTGGGCATGTCACTGCGCATCAAACCCGGAGAGCAAGTCCCTGTCGATGGTGTGGTCAATACAGGCCACTCTTATCTGGATGAGTCCATGCTCACCGGCGAACCCATTCCTGTACTCAAAGAAGCCGGCGCGAAAGTCGCGGCAGGCACGTTGAACCAAGATGGCAGTTTGGTTATCACCGCAACTGACATTGGTTCGCAAACCATGCTGGCGCGGATTATCCAGTTGGTAAGACAAGCGCAAAGCAGTAAACCAGCGATAGCTCGTTTAGCAGACCAGATTTCGTCGATCTTCGTCCCTGTCGTGGTATTCATTGCCATCTTGTCTGCCGCCCTTTGGTATCTGTATGGCCCCGATCCTAAAGCCAGTTACATGTTGGTCGTTGCGACCACTGTATTAATCATCGCCTGTCCTTGTGCTTTGGGGCTTGCCACTCCGCTCTCGATTACCGTGGGTATCGGCAAAGCAGCAGAGATGGGGATTTTGATTCGTGATGCCAATGTACTGCAGACTGCAAGCCAGGTAGATACCGTGGTGTTTGATAAAACGGGGACGCTGACCTTAGGCAAACCGAGTATTCAATCACTGCATGTGCTGCAGGGTGATGAAAACCAATTACTTGCCCTAGCCTATGCTCTTGAGCAGCAATCAGAACACCCACTGGCTAAAGCGATCTGTGATTATGCCAAACAGCGCAATATTCGCCCTGTGGACATCAGCCAATTCACTAACCAACGTGGACGTGGCCTCTCAGCCGATTACCAGAATCAAACCGTGCTGGTTGGCTCTCTCGCTTTTATGCAAGAACAAGGCATTGATTTGTCGATGGCTGAATCGACTCTAGAAAAATTTGCAGCACAAGCGTGGACGCCGGTGGCGGTGGCTTATCGTGGTATGTTGCAAGGCGTGTTAGCGATTGCCGACCCGATCAAGCCCACCTCAGCGCAAGCGGTACGTAAGCTCAATGAGCTTGGAATTCATACCGTGATGCTGACTGGCGATCACGCTTCGGTTGCCAATGCGATTGCCAAAGAGCTCGGTATCTCGCAAGTGATAGCGCAAGTGCTGCCCGACCAAAAAGCGCAGCACATTCAAGCTTTGCAACAACAAGGCCGTAAAGTCGCCATGATTGGCGATGGGATTAATGATGCCCCAGCTTTAGCGCTGGCTGACATTGGTATTGCCATGGGCAGTGGCAGTGATGTAGCCATTGAGAGCGCACAGATGACCCTTTTGAACTCATCACCAACCAGTGTGGTGAGCGCGATTGAGCTATCAAAAGCCACACTGCGCAATATGAAGCAAAACCTGTTTGGCGCATTTATTTACAACACGCTGGGCATTCCTATCGCAGCGGGTGTGCTTTACCCAGCGTTTGGATTTTTACTCAGCCCAGTTGTCGCCGGAGCGGCGATGGCGCTCTCCTCGATCACCGTGGTCAGCAATGCCAATCGCCTGCGCTGGAGCAAAATTTCTTTCGATCAACATTCTCAATGA
- the purM gene encoding phosphoribosylformylglycinamidine cyclo-ligase, producing the protein MSGNNPSLSYKDAGVDIDAGNALVERIKGAVKRTRRPEVMGGLGGFGALCELPTKYKHPVLVSGTDGVGTKLRLALDMKKHDTIGIDLVAMCVNDLIVQGAEPLFFLDYYATGKLDVDTAAEVISGIADGCLQAGCALIGGETAEMPGMYEGEDYDVAGFCVGVVEKEEIIDGSKVQVGDALIAVGSSGPHSNGYSLVRKILEVSKADKNELLAGKTIGEHLLAPTKIYIKSGLKLIAEHDIHAISHITGGGFWENIPRVLPEGTKAVINGKSWEWPVIFQWLQEKGNVTTHEMYRTFNCGVGLIIALPKDQANAAVALLQAEGETAWVIGEIAAANSNEAQVEIN; encoded by the coding sequence GTGAGCGGTAATAATCCATCTCTCAGCTATAAAGATGCAGGTGTCGATATTGATGCAGGTAATGCACTCGTTGAACGAATTAAAGGCGCAGTGAAGCGCACCCGTCGCCCTGAAGTTATGGGTGGCCTAGGTGGTTTTGGCGCACTGTGTGAACTGCCAACCAAATACAAGCACCCTGTTTTAGTCTCTGGCACTGACGGCGTAGGTACCAAACTACGTCTCGCTCTGGATATGAAAAAACACGACACCATAGGTATCGATCTGGTGGCGATGTGCGTCAATGATCTGATTGTTCAAGGCGCTGAGCCGCTGTTTTTCCTCGATTATTACGCGACGGGCAAACTGGATGTGGATACGGCTGCTGAAGTGATTTCTGGTATTGCCGATGGCTGTTTGCAAGCGGGCTGCGCGCTGATTGGCGGCGAAACTGCTGAAATGCCAGGCATGTACGAAGGTGAAGACTACGACGTGGCAGGTTTTTGTGTCGGTGTCGTCGAAAAAGAAGAGATCATCGACGGCAGTAAGGTACAAGTGGGTGATGCGCTGATTGCGGTTGGCTCAAGCGGCCCACACTCTAATGGTTACTCCTTAGTGCGTAAGATTTTAGAAGTCTCTAAAGCTGATAAGAATGAGCTGTTAGCGGGCAAAACCATTGGTGAGCACTTACTCGCACCAACCAAGATTTACATCAAATCTGGCTTAAAGCTGATTGCTGAACATGACATTCATGCGATTTCACACATCACTGGCGGTGGCTTCTGGGAAAACATTCCACGCGTACTGCCAGAAGGTACTAAAGCCGTAATCAATGGTAAGAGCTGGGAATGGCCAGTGATTTTCCAATGGCTACAGGAAAAAGGTAACGTGACCACTCACGAAATGTACCGCACCTTCAACTGTGGTGTCGGTTTGATCATTGCACTGCCAAAAGATCAAGCCAATGCGGCCGTTGCGCTACTGCAAGCAGAAGGCGAAACCGCATGGGTCATCGGCGAAATCGCAGCCGCCAATAGCAACGAAGCACAGGTAGAGATCAACTAA
- a CDS encoding TraB/GumN family protein, producing the protein MLKRFACCLLWLFIQPLHAEPLYWSATKGSTQLILFGSLHVGSDQLYPLPDQLAQKLKQSAGLVVETDIRNQSNITLPATTVSSEQVLSDEQLFVLDGIAQQLRLDAQQIRQLPPWSASLILQMRQFLEMGYQADKGIDLYFMQQAEQHQLPVLSLETLQFQVDLLAHLPNSGQELLVSLLDEWENNTQLTECMIESWKKGDEKNLLQMLTLTGMSAELEAQMLTERNQDWAEKLTHPHFLPQQGKPYLVVVGTLHLIGKQSLLNILKQKGFSIQQLNQSQTASCSFL; encoded by the coding sequence ATGCTCAAACGATTCGCTTGCTGTCTTTTATGGCTATTTATCCAACCTCTTCACGCAGAACCCTTGTACTGGTCAGCAACCAAAGGTTCGACACAACTCATCCTCTTCGGCTCTCTGCATGTGGGCAGCGATCAGCTTTATCCATTGCCTGACCAACTCGCACAAAAGCTAAAACAAAGCGCAGGCTTAGTCGTGGAGACGGATATCCGTAACCAATCCAACATCACTTTGCCTGCAACGACGGTGAGTAGTGAGCAGGTTTTAAGCGATGAACAATTGTTTGTATTGGATGGGATTGCGCAGCAACTGAGGTTGGATGCCCAGCAGATCCGCCAACTGCCCCCATGGTCAGCCAGCCTTATCCTGCAAATGCGCCAATTTTTAGAGATGGGGTATCAAGCCGATAAAGGCATCGACCTTTATTTCATGCAGCAAGCTGAGCAGCATCAACTGCCTGTACTCAGTCTAGAAACCTTACAATTTCAAGTGGATCTGTTAGCGCACTTACCCAACTCAGGGCAGGAATTACTGGTGAGTTTGCTCGATGAATGGGAAAACAATACCCAACTCACCGAGTGCATGATTGAAAGCTGGAAAAAAGGAGATGAGAAGAATTTGCTACAAATGCTCACACTCACCGGTATGTCTGCTGAATTGGAAGCCCAAATGCTCACCGAGCGTAATCAGGATTGGGCAGAGAAGCTCACTCACCCTCACTTCTTACCACAGCAGGGCAAACCTTATCTGGTCGTCGTCGGCACTTTGCATCTGATTGGCAAGCAGAGCTTGCTCAATATTCTTAAGCAAAAAGGCTTTAGCATCCAGCAGCTTAACCAAAGCCAAACGGCAAGCTGCTCATTTTTATAA
- the smrA gene encoding DNA endonuclease SmrA, whose protein sequence is MSQEDLELFQQMMGDVKTITHDTVELKKAHQVTEAQLAKREAAVSLADHDPEALSLDHAPMLKPDAMLEFKRDGVQDGVYRKLRLGKYPIQARLDLHRKTLKEARSEVIQFIRQCMAMDIRTLLIVHGRGERSNPPALMKSFVSHWLTQISEVQCAHSAQRLHGGTGAVYVLLRKSAEKKAENRERHQKRLG, encoded by the coding sequence ATGTCGCAAGAGGATTTAGAACTGTTTCAACAAATGATGGGCGATGTAAAAACCATCACTCATGATACGGTTGAACTCAAAAAAGCCCACCAAGTCACCGAAGCTCAACTGGCTAAGCGAGAAGCGGCAGTAAGCTTGGCAGACCATGACCCCGAGGCGCTATCCCTCGATCATGCCCCCATGCTTAAGCCTGATGCTATGCTCGAATTTAAGCGGGATGGCGTTCAAGATGGCGTATACCGCAAACTCAGATTGGGTAAGTACCCCATTCAAGCACGCTTAGACTTACATCGAAAAACGCTCAAAGAAGCACGCAGTGAAGTGATCCAATTTATTCGTCAATGTATGGCGATGGATATTCGCACCCTGCTGATTGTGCATGGCCGTGGCGAGCGCTCCAACCCACCAGCACTGATGAAAAGTTTTGTCAGCCATTGGCTGACTCAAATCAGCGAAGTGCAGTGTGCTCATTCAGCTCAACGCTTACATGGCGGTACCGGTGCGGTGTATGTCTTACTTCGTAAGAGTGCCGAGAAAAAAGCCGAAAACCGTGAGCGGCACCAGAAACGGCTTGGCTAA
- a CDS encoding DUF411 domain-containing protein produces MKRTMMTLALLATFSGQALATQVVNHKSPYCGCCTEWTKHMEENGFTVKEVLHDNMDSIKQQLGVKPKLASCHTAEIGGYVFEGHIPAQDIKDFLANPPKNAKGLAVPGMPMGSPGMEYGDKKDSYAVYAFNEHGQVFEYRSYQGN; encoded by the coding sequence ATGAAACGCACAATGATGACACTCGCCCTATTGGCCACATTTTCAGGACAAGCGCTTGCTACTCAGGTAGTGAATCACAAATCTCCTTATTGTGGTTGTTGCACCGAATGGACCAAACACATGGAAGAGAATGGTTTTACGGTAAAAGAAGTGCTGCATGACAACATGGACAGCATTAAACAGCAACTTGGCGTAAAACCTAAGCTGGCTTCTTGCCATACCGCAGAGATCGGCGGTTATGTATTTGAAGGCCATATTCCCGCTCAAGACATCAAAGACTTTCTGGCTAACCCACCGAAAAATGCCAAAGGGCTCGCGGTTCCCGGAATGCCTATGGGTTCACCGGGTATGGAATATGGCGATAAGAAAGACAGTTATGCAGTGTATGCCTTTAATGAGCACGGCCAAGTCTTTGAATACCGCTCTTATCAAGGGAACTGA
- the upp gene encoding uracil phosphoribosyltransferase, with protein MKIVEVKHPLVKHKLGLMREGDISTKRFRELATEVASLLTYEATSDFETEKVTIEGWNGPVQVDQIKGKKVTVVPILRAGLGMMDGVLEHIPSARISVVGIYRDEETLEPVPYFNKLATNIEERIAMVVDPMLATGGSMIATIDLLKEKGCNQIKVLVLVAAPEGIAALEKAHPDVELYTAAIDEKLNDKGYIVPGLGDAGDKIFGTK; from the coding sequence ATGAAAATTGTTGAAGTTAAGCACCCTCTTGTAAAACACAAACTTGGCCTGATGCGTGAAGGTGACATCAGCACTAAGCGTTTTCGTGAGCTTGCAACTGAAGTGGCGAGTCTACTGACTTATGAAGCGACTTCTGACTTTGAAACCGAAAAAGTCACGATCGAAGGCTGGAATGGTCCTGTGCAAGTGGATCAAATTAAAGGTAAGAAAGTGACGGTTGTGCCTATCTTGCGTGCAGGTCTTGGCATGATGGATGGTGTACTTGAGCATATCCCAAGTGCGCGTATCAGCGTGGTGGGGATTTACCGTGATGAAGAAACTCTTGAACCGGTTCCTTACTTCAATAAGTTAGCCACTAATATTGAAGAGCGTATTGCCATGGTGGTTGACCCAATGCTGGCAACTGGCGGCTCGATGATTGCGACAATTGACTTGTTGAAAGAGAAAGGCTGTAACCAGATTAAAGTTCTGGTGTTGGTGGCCGCTCCGGAAGGGATTGCCGCTTTAGAAAAAGCGCACCCAGATGTTGAGCTTTACACGGCGGCTATCGATGAGAAGCTGAATGACAAAGGCTACATCGTACCGGGTCTTGGTGATGCCGGTGATAAGATTTTTGGTACTAAGTAA